GGATTGCCCGCGTCGGGAACGATCTGCGCAGAAATGGCCTTTATGTTTGCCGAGTGGTATCGTCCAGAAGTTTTGCTGGATTATCCGAAAGGTGGCAGCGGCGCAATTATTGAGGCGTTAATTCGTGGTTTAAAAAACTTTGGTGGCAGCATCAAACTCAATAGCCATGTGGAGCAAATTATGATGGAAAACGGTAAAGCTAGCGGTGTTCGCCTCAGAAATGGTGAAGAAATTCGCGCGAAAAAAGCTGTTGTTTCTAATGCCCCTATTTGGAATACTTTAGGTTTGTTAGACCAGAAAAAGTTACCCCAAAGTTTTATCAAAAAACGTCAAGGAATGAAGCCTTGTCGCAGCTTTATGCATTTACATTTGGGTATTGATGGCAAAGACTTACCCCCAGAGACCGAATGTCATTACTTGATTGTGAATGATTGGGAGCGGGGTGTGGCCGCAGAGCAGAATGTGGTGGCCGTGTCGATTCCGTCGTTGCTTGATCCGAGTCTTGCGCCAGATGGTAAGCATGGTGTGCATGTTTATCTGCCGGCGACTGAGCCCTATGAACTCTGGGAAGATCAGCAGCGTAATACCGACGACTATGCCGAGTTTAAGGAGACTCGCGCCCAGGTGATGTGGGATGCCCTCGCAAAGGTAATTCCAGATATTCGTCAACGTACTGAACTCGAACTTATCGGCACGCCGCTGACCCACGAAAGATTTTTGCGCACCTATCGCGGCACCTATGGCCCTGAACTAGTTGCTGGGAAAGAGAGATTTCCCGGTTGTACCACCCCAATTTCGCAGCTTTACTGTTGCGGCGGCTCGACATTTCCCGGTATCGGCGTTCCGGCGGTGGCAGGGTCGGGGATTATTGCGGCGAATACGATTGCGCCTTTAGGAAATCATTTGCAGATATTGCAGGCGATCGCCAAATAATTATAATCGCCAAATAATTATCACAATCCAATAAATTTATGCTCTAGTTACGAAAAATCACGCAAAACTCTTGGGCTATTACGAAAACCGAATATGTTTATGACCGTGTGGCAAAATAAATGTAGCAAGACAACAAATGAATGCACCCTAGTACGGGAAAATACGTAATTCACACAAAAAAAACAAAACTTTTTAAGTGGGTATTTATTGTTGTTGACCTATGGCAATGGTGTAAAAAAAACTATCATTTCGAATTGCCCGATTTAATCCCTAAACTTTTCTTACGAATAATCTTAAGAAAATATAGGTAATGTCATTTGCCCATGATTTCAATGGCTATTATGTAGACACAGTTTTCTTCTTTATTGTGTTGATTTAGATTTTCTAATAGTGAAATCTGCCATAGTGGAACATTTCGCAAAATCATTAGATTACAACAGAGTCAATCCTAAACAGTGCTCTATTTATTTTTTCGTGTAGGACTTTTATCTTTGAAAGCCTTTAAAAAGGGAGAATACTCCTAGACAAAAAAACAGACTTTTGAGTGTAAAGTTGAAGGGTTATATAAACCATTGGGAAGTAGATTGATATTTCGATATACAGGAGTCATGAAGTGATGAATCTTATAGATTTTAGAGAACTAAATAAGCTCTATGATGGGGATCAAACCTTTCAGCAAGAGATTGTCACTTCTTTTGTAGAGAGAATTCCGGCATATCTTGATTGTCTTAGGGTGAGTCTCCACCAGCAAGATGTTGAAAGTTTACTTATTTATGCTTGTCAGTTACGGGCTGTGGCAA
This genomic window from [Limnothrix rosea] IAM M-220 contains:
- a CDS encoding phytoene desaturase family protein, yielding MTPDTEIIVIGSGIGGLCCAGLLARYGFDVLVLESHAIAGGAAHSFVRNGYHFDSGPSLYSGLSYSPSSNPLRQVMDLLDVDCEWLQYDAWGVDLPEGYFRADVGSDGFCEMLTQMGKSDVIPQWRNLQEKMRPLGEASVKLPLAAFREDLGAIFTLGKYAGELLPYLPYAPQLNDPFGKVMNKAVQDPFIKNWLDLLCFMLSGLPASGTICAEMAFMFAEWYRPEVLLDYPKGGSGAIIEALIRGLKNFGGSIKLNSHVEQIMMENGKASGVRLRNGEEIRAKKAVVSNAPIWNTLGLLDQKKLPQSFIKKRQGMKPCRSFMHLHLGIDGKDLPPETECHYLIVNDWERGVAAEQNVVAVSIPSLLDPSLAPDGKHGVHVYLPATEPYELWEDQQRNTDDYAEFKETRAQVMWDALAKVIPDIRQRTELELIGTPLTHERFLRTYRGTYGPELVAGKERFPGCTTPISQLYCCGGSTFPGIGVPAVAGSGIIAANTIAPLGNHLQILQAIAK